The Hippea jasoniae nucleotide sequence TATAACAAGTGTAAATGTGCCCATCGTTAATATATTTAACGGAAGCGTAAGAATAATCATTATCGGTCTTAGCGATGCGTTTAATAATCCAATAAACAGGGCTGCAACTGATAAACTAACAATACCACTAACCGTTACGCCCTTTACTATAACAACCGCAATACCCAGCGCTATGGTATTTATCGCCCAGCGCACCAAAAACTTCATCAGAAATTAACAAATAAAGCGTCTCTGAGTTTTAAAGCCAAACTTTTTAATACATCTTTGGATATTTTATTTTTCGCCTTCTCTGTTGCCAAAACCTGATCTTTTGCATCAAAATCTTCAGATTCCTCAATCTGCTTTTCATCTATTACAGGCTTGCCATCTTTATCAAACAGAGAAAACACAGCCACAATACTGCAGCGGTATCGTGATGCAAAGCCACTCTGTGAAAACGAAACAGGATTAACCGAGTAGTTTATTATTTTCACCTTTAAAAACCCATCGGCAAGCTGTTTATCCACCACGCTAAGCCTGGAATCTAATTTCAAAGTGTTTATAATATCTCCCTTAAAATAGGTTTGCAGATTCGGCTGGGTTGTCAAATTTTCAATATTTTCAACATAAATAGCCTTTATACCACCTACAGCAGCATTATTCTGACCCACAAAGCTATAGGCGCAACCGCTGAGCAAAAATACAGCAAATAACAATATCAATCTTTTCATCATTTCACCACAATATTGAGCAGTTTATCTTTTACATAGATTTTTTTAATAACGGTTTTGCCGTCTATATGCCTTTTTACCTTTGCACTTTGAATAGCTTTTTCAAATATCTCATCCTCACCAAGCCCTGCATCTGCTTCAATCGTATCCCTTAGCTTGCCATTAACCGTTATGGCAATCGTAACTTTATCCTTTATAAGGGCTTTGCTGTCATATTTAGGCCATTGTTCATAGGCGATTAAGCCACTATGTCCGCTTATCTGCCACAGCTCCTCGGCAATATGCGGCACAATCGGATTAAGCAATACAAGCAAAACCTCCAAAGCCTTTGCAAACAAAGCCTCTTCTGAGTCAGTTTGCGGTTTAAAATCCTGCAGAAAGTTTACAAATTCCATGCAGGCCGCAATAGCAGTATTAAAATGATAATCCTCAAAATCCTCAGTAACCCTTTTTATCGTAAAGTTAATCATATAGTTGAGCTTCTTAAGTCGCTCACTGTCTATTTCCACATCTCTTGACTTTAAATTTTTATAATTAACAACAAGACGCCACAGTCTATTGAGAAACCTATAAGCACCCTCAACACCCTCATCCGACCACTCAAGATCCTTTTCAGGCGGTGCAGCAAATAAAATAAACAGTCTTGCCGTATCTGCACCGTAGTTGTTTATAATATCATCCGGGTCAACAACATTACCCTTAGATTTGCTCATTTTTGCGCCATCTTTTATAACCATACCCTGTGTAAGCAGCCTTTTAAACGGCTCAACTGAATCTGTATAGCCTAAATCGTGCAAAACCTTGGTAAAATAGCGCGCATACAAAAGATGCATAACGGCATGCTCAATGCCGCCAACATATTGATCAACATCCATCCAGTAGTTCACCTTCTGTCTTTCAAAGATATCCTTTTCATACTTGGGAGAACAATACCTCAAAAAATACCAGGAGGATTCCATAAATGTATCAAATGTATCGGTTTCCCTTTTTGCTTTTGCTCCACAAACAGGACAGGTTGTATTAACAAATTCTTCAACCTTTTCAAGTGGTGAGCCACCCTCACCTGTTATCTCAACATTTTCAGGCAATCTAACGGGTAGATTTTCTATCTTTTCGGGCACTATACCGCAGTTTGGACAGTAAATAACAGGAATCGGTGCACCCCAGTATCTCTGGCGAGAAACATTCCAGTCACGCAACCTGTACTGATAACCCTCTTTTGCAAGGCCTCTCTTCTTTAGCCATGCAACGATCTCCCATTTGGCTTTCTCATTATCCATTCCATCAAAATCAGCTGAATTTACCAAAACGCCTCTTTCTGTGTAGGCTTCGGTTAGCTTTTTGCCTTCATCTGGCACACCTTCGGCTTTAATAACGATCCTGATAGGCAGGTTGTATTTCTTTGCAAATTCAAAATCACGCTGGTCATGGGCAGGCACGGCCATTACAACACCTGTTCCATACTCCATTAAAACAAAGTTTGCAGCATAAAGTGGAATTTTTTCATTTGTTGCAGGGTTAATTACATAAACGCCTGTAAAGATACCCTCTTTCTCTTTAGAAAAATCCCTTTCAGACTTTCTAAACTTTTCAGCAAACGCTTTAAGCTCCTCTTTCTTTTTATCATCAACAAGCCTAGAAAGTTTTGGATGATCGGGCGCTATAGAAACAAAGGTTGCACCAAAAAGTGTGTCGGGTCTTGTTGTAAACACCTCAAGATAATCATCAACGCCATCAATTTTAAACTTAATAAATGCACCCTTTGATTTGCCTATCCAGTTTATCTGCTGGATTAAAACCTTCTGCGGCCAGCCTTCTTCGATTAATTTCATATCATCAAGAAGCCTATCTGCATAATCTGTAATCTTTAAAAACCACTCATCCATATCTTTTTGTATAACCTCGCTGCCGCATCGCCAGCATCTGCCATCTTCAACCTGCTCATTGGCAAGCACCGTTTTGCAGCTTGGGCAGTAGTTTACCGTGCTTTTAGCTCTATAAACCATGCCTTTTTTAAACATCTCAATAAAGATCTTCTGCTCCCATTTATAATAGTCAGGATCGCATGTTATTACGAGGCGATCCCAATCATAAGAAAATCCCAGCCGCTTAAGCTCCTTGATCATGTAATCGATATTGGAATATGTCCACTTAGCCGGATGGGTTTTATTGGCAATGGCAGCATTCTCAGCCGGCAGTCCAAACGCATCAAAGCCCATTGGATGTAAAACATTATAACCTTTAGCAAACTTATAACGGGCTATTGCATCGCCGATTGAGTAGTTTCTCACATGACCCATATGGATTCTGCCAGATGGATACGGGAACATCTCAAGCTGATAAAATTTGGGCTTTTTATCAAAATCCCTTGCCTTAAATACACCCTCTTTTTCCCATATCTTTTGCCATTTTGTTTCAATTTCTGCTGGATTGTACTTCTCCAATTTTAAAACCTCCGTTTTAGTATTCTAAAACAGCTCCTTTTGCAGCTGAACCTACCATTTTAGCGTATCTTGCAAGCCATCCCTTTGTTATTTTTGGTGGTTTTGGTTTAAAATTCTTTCTTCTTTGCTCAATCGTTTTCTCATCAACAAGCAGATTCATCGTTTTATTTTCAACATCAAATTCTATTTTATCACCCTCTTCTATTAAACCGATCAAACCGCCCCTTGCTGCCTCAGGTGCAATATGACCCACAGACAGACCTCTTGTTGCACCAGAAAATCTACCATCGGTTATCAAAGCAACATCCTTATCAAGCCCCATGCCTGCTATGGCACTGGTTGGCTGAAGCATCTCTTTCATTCCAGGGCCTCCAGCAGGACCCTCATACCTTATAACAACAACATCGCCTTTATGGATATCCTTTGCAAATATTGCCTTCAAAGCTTCCTCTTCAGAATCAAATACACGTGCCCTGCCAACAAATTTATTCATAGATACATCTACGCCGGATTGCTTCAAAACAGCACCATCCGGTGCAAGATTGCCTTTCAAGATAGTCAAACCGCCTCTTGGGAAATATGGTTTATCAAGTGGTCTTATCACTTCATCCCTGTAAACACGGGCGTTTTTGTAATTCTCATAGATCGTTTTGCCGCTCACTGTAATACAATCGTGATTAAGCAAACCCAAAGGCTCAAGTCTATTCAAAAGCGCCATCATACCACCAGCTTCATCTAAATCCTGCAGATGATACGGACCAACAGGAGAAAATGCGCACAGATCCGGCACCTTATCGGTTAGTTTATCAAAATCATCAAGCGTTAAGTCAACCTCAGCCTCGTTTGCAATGGCAAGCAGATGTAAGACGGTGTTTGTCGAGCATCCCATAGCCATATCTGCAACAATGGCATTTAAAAAAGCCTCTTTTGTCATTATATCGCGTGGCTTGATACCTTTTTCAACAAGCTCCACAATCTTCATACCGGCTAACTTTGCAAGTCTTACCCTTGCAGCCATCGGTGCCGGGATTGTACCGTTACCCGGTAAAGACAGACCAAGCACCTCACTGATGCAATTTATGGAGTTTGCAGAATACATGCCAGAGCATGAGCCGCATGATGGACAACCAGCTTCTTCAACAGCCCTCAGTTCTTCTTCTGTAATCTCACCGTTAACATATTTTCCAACGGCCTCAAAAACCTGAGCAAGGTCTATGTCGGTTCCTGAAAACCTTCCAGCCAGCATCGGCCCACCGGATATCATAATTGCTGGAATATTAACCCTTGCTGCAGCCATCATCATACCTGGAACTATCTTGTCGCAGGCAGGCAAAATAACAAGACCATCTACCGGATGAGCGTTAACCATTGTCTCAACACTGTCTGCAATGAGCTCCCTTGAAGGCAGAGAGTAATGCATACCCAGATGACCCATTGCTATACCATCATCAACGCCAATCACATTAAACTCAATGGGTGTGCCACCTGCCATATAGATACCGTATTTGACAGCCTCAACAAGCTGCTGCATATGAACATGACCTGGAACAATTGTGTTGTATGAGTTAGCAATTGCTATTATCGGCCTGTTTAGTTCAATATCCGTATAACCATCAGCTTTAAACAAAGACCTGTGAGGCGCCCTTTGGGGACCCTTTATCATTATATCACTTCTTCTTGCCATAACAGCCTCCCTGCAAAATTTTGAAAGATTATTAACAAAAAATAGACTATGTCAAGTTGCTAATACACTCGGGTAGTTTTACTATTTTTAAATCCTTATCAACGCTAACCGATAATATCTCAACCTCTGCGGCTAAATCACCATCACCATTTCTTATTTCAAATAAAAGCTCAACAGAGGCTCTTTTTATATTTTTTAAGGCAACAGAAACTTCTACCTCATCGCCAAGTTTTAAGCTCTTTTTATACTTTGCTTTTACCTCACTGACCACAAGATAGATGCCTTCATTATGAAGTTTGAACAGATCGCAGCCCTTACTTAAAAAAAATTCCTGCTTTGCCCTTTCGCAATATTTTAGATAATTGGCATAATAAACCACACCACCAGCATCGGTATCATCGTAGTAAATACGTGTTTTATAAGCCATTTCACCCATTTTTCAATTCCTCTTTTGCATATTTCTTTGATTTTTCCACACCCGGCTGATCGAATGGATCTACACCTAAAAGCTCTCCAGCCTTTGCCGTTGCTATCATCAAAAGCATCAACAAGCTTGCAAGTCCAAACTCATCGGTTCTTTTTAAAAACAATTCTGATACAGCCAGACCTTTTTCCTTCAAAGCCTTAAGTGTTGCGTTTTTTTCAATCTCCATAATTTTGCATAATGAACCTGTTTTGTATTGCCAGATTGTTTTATCATCAACAGCGAAATCCGTTTTACAGGGCATATCAACAAAAACAAAAGCCTTATCTGAAGGACCATCCTGATAAAGCTGCAGCTGGGAATGCTGATCTGTCACACCAACTGCCTCAATAGGCGTCTGACCTTTTCCATTTTTACCCAGACTCTCTGCCCACAGCTGTCTGAACCACTCGCCTATTTTAGCCAATCTATCTTTATAGGCAAAAAACACAAGCATATTTTTGCCTTCTTTATAGTTTTCAACAGCAAAAAGGGCAAAATCGTTTGGCAGGCCAAAGCCGTTTCTATAGCCTCTCACAGCTGTTTTGCCACCTTCAATAAAACCATCAACATCATATCCAAAAAAGGCTAAAGGAAAAACAGCAACAGGCGTAAAAACACTGTATCTACCACCCACCTCTTCCGGGATTAAGAAAGTCTTGATATTGTTTTTTTGTGCAAATTCATACAAAAAACCCTTATCTGAAGTGGTAAACACAAAATGTTTATGTGCTTTGTTGCCAAAGATTTTAGTTAAATGTTTATAGATGGTCGAAAATTGCGCTATCGTCTCAATTGTTGAGCCACTTTTTGAAACAACATGAAACAGTGTTTTTTCAAGATTTAAATTTAAAATAAACTCAATTCTTTCTGGGTCAATGTTATCAAGCACAAAATAGCGTTTCTTGCTTGTGTAATTTGAATAAATCCCTCCTAAGAATGATAAAGCTGCAGTTGCAGGCAAAGCCGAGCCACCTATACCAACCTGCACAAAATTCTCAAACTCTTCAAACTCTTCTGCAGCTTCTTTAACATCCTCTACATCTATTTTACACAAACTTCTTACAAAACCGTAATTTGCCCTGTATTTAAGCCTTTTTGAGTCTGATACATCACTTTTAAACTCAATTGTATTTTCTAACTCTAAAACCTCTCTAACCTTTATCATACTCAAATCCTGAAGCCTTTAAGATAATTATCCAGGTTTTCAATCTCCCCCTTGAGTCTTCTTAAGTTATCCACAATCTCATCCATAAATCTTTTGTTCTCTTCAACTCTGTCTAAAGCCGAAAGTTGAGCGTTTGTTTCTTCAACCCCTGCAGCAACATTTTCAAGCTCATTAAAGAAACGCTGCAATCTATCGTTTGCTTCTGCTGTCATCTCTTTGACAGTTTCCATGGCATCCTTAAGCGCCTCATTATTCTCTTTTGATTCAACGGTTTTTTCACTGATAAGTTTTATGCTATTTGTCAGCTGGGATGATGTATTTGTCAACACCTTTATCATCTCAGCAATATCTGCCGTAGATTTCTGGGTTTTTTCAGCTAACTCTCTGATTTCATCTGCAACCACGGCAAAACCACGTCCGGCCTCACCGGCTCTTGCTGCCTCAATTGCGGCGTTTAAAGCAAGAAGGTTTGTCTGCTGGGCAATGTCATCGATTATATCCACTGTCTTTAAAATACCACCAACAACATCATCAAGACTCTGTGCTTTTTCTTTAATTCTTTCAACCATTTCAAGTAAAGAATCAACAAACTTTATATTTGAAAGCGTCAAGGAAAAGTTATTATTCAGGGAGTCATTTGAAGCCTCAATCCCTTCTTTTAAATTTGAAAGCTCATCTATTAAAGAATTATACGATGAAGATAAGTTTTCCACAGCTATTCGGATCTGTGAGGCTGCATCAAGCACGCTATCACTGTTTTGCTTTATATTGTGGGTTTTTGCATAAACATTCTCAGAGAGCTTTTCAACAGAACCCACAAGCTCGTAAGTATGTTTTATAACATCAACCAGGGCTTCTACAGCAAGGTTAAACACATTGGCAAGCACACCCAATTCATCCTCTGAATTCAGAAGCTCTCTTTTATCTATCCTTACCGTCAAATTCTTCTTTTCAATCTCTCCAAGATTTTTAGCAAGATAGTTCAATTGAGAAAAAATTACCTTTTTGGCTATAAAAAAAGCACTCAAGCCCACAATCACTCCAGCGATAATGCAGGAAAATATAAATATCAACTCAAAACCTTTTTTAAATGTAACAAAATAGGATGTGAAGATAGGGAAAATAATCCCCATCCCCACACCAAAACCAACCATAGATATAAGTAACAACCTTGTATAACTACGCATAGGCACCTCTATTTTACCCTTCCTGCACTACCTAAGACTTCTTTGTTTTTGCGCATATACATCTTTATCAATTCCTCTCGTGCAGGACCAAGATATTTTCTTGGATCAAACTCTTTGGGTTGAGTCCATAACACCTCTCTAACCTTTGCCGTCATAGCAAGTCTACCGTCAGAGTCGATATTGATTTTGCAAACGGCACTTTTTGCAGCTTTTCTGAGCTGATCCTCAGGAACACCAACAGCACCTTAAAGATTACCGCCGTATTTATTGATTATCTGCACATACTCCTGCAGCACGCTTGATGCACCGTGTAAAACAATGGGGAAACCAGGGATCCTCCTTTCAACCTCCTCAAGTATATCAAATCTCAATGGCGGTGGCTGCTGACCGGGTTTTACCTTAAACTTGTATGCACCATG carries:
- a CDS encoding methyl-accepting chemotaxis protein, translated to MRSYTRLLLISMVGFGVGMGIIFPIFTSYFVTFKKGFELIFIFSCIIAGVIVGLSAFFIAKKVIFSQLNYLAKNLGEIEKKNLTVRIDKRELLNSEDELGVLANVFNLAVEALVDVIKHTYELVGSVEKLSENVYAKTHNIKQNSDSVLDAASQIRIAVENLSSSYNSLIDELSNLKEGIEASNDSLNNNFSLTLSNIKFVDSLLEMVERIKEKAQSLDDVVGGILKTVDIIDDIAQQTNLLALNAAIEAARAGEAGRGFAVVADEIRELAEKTQKSTADIAEMIKVLTNTSSQLTNSIKLISEKTVESKENNEALKDAMETVKEMTAEANDRLQRFFNELENVAAGVEETNAQLSALDRVEENKRFMDEIVDNLRRLKGEIENLDNYLKGFRI
- the leuS gene encoding leucine--tRNA ligase gives rise to the protein MEKYNPAEIETKWQKIWEKEGVFKARDFDKKPKFYQLEMFPYPSGRIHMGHVRNYSIGDAIARYKFAKGYNVLHPMGFDAFGLPAENAAIANKTHPAKWTYSNIDYMIKELKRLGFSYDWDRLVITCDPDYYKWEQKIFIEMFKKGMVYRAKSTVNYCPSCKTVLANEQVEDGRCWRCGSEVIQKDMDEWFLKITDYADRLLDDMKLIEEGWPQKVLIQQINWIGKSKGAFIKFKIDGVDDYLEVFTTRPDTLFGATFVSIAPDHPKLSRLVDDKKKEELKAFAEKFRKSERDFSKEKEGIFTGVYVINPATNEKIPLYAANFVLMEYGTGVVMAVPAHDQRDFEFAKKYNLPIRIVIKAEGVPDEGKKLTEAYTERGVLVNSADFDGMDNEKAKWEIVAWLKKRGLAKEGYQYRLRDWNVSRQRYWGAPIPVIYCPNCGIVPEKIENLPVRLPENVEITGEGGSPLEKVEEFVNTTCPVCGAKAKRETDTFDTFMESSWYFLRYCSPKYEKDIFERQKVNYWMDVDQYVGGIEHAVMHLLYARYFTKVLHDLGYTDSVEPFKRLLTQGMVIKDGAKMSKSKGNVVDPDDIINNYGADTARLFILFAAPPEKDLEWSDEGVEGAYRFLNRLWRLVVNYKNLKSRDVEIDSERLKKLNYMINFTIKRVTEDFEDYHFNTAIAACMEFVNFLQDFKPQTDSEEALFAKALEVLLVLLNPIVPHIAEELWQISGHSGLIAYEQWPKYDSKALIKDKVTIAITVNGKLRDTIEADAGLGEDEIFEKAIQSAKVKRHIDGKTVIKKIYVKDKLLNIVVK
- a CDS encoding phage holin family protein, with amino-acid sequence MKFLVRWAINTIALGIAVVIVKGVTVSGIVSLSVAALFIGLLNASLRPIMIILTLPLNILTMGTFTLVINTIMILITAQIVRGFDVSGFWAAFVASLFMSFVSFILNMFVGE
- the ilvD gene encoding dihydroxy-acid dehydratase: MARRSDIMIKGPQRAPHRSLFKADGYTDIELNRPIIAIANSYNTIVPGHVHMQQLVEAVKYGIYMAGGTPIEFNVIGVDDGIAMGHLGMHYSLPSRELIADSVETMVNAHPVDGLVILPACDKIVPGMMMAAARVNIPAIMISGGPMLAGRFSGTDIDLAQVFEAVGKYVNGEITEEELRAVEEAGCPSCGSCSGMYSANSINCISEVLGLSLPGNGTIPAPMAARVRLAKLAGMKIVELVEKGIKPRDIMTKEAFLNAIVADMAMGCSTNTVLHLLAIANEAEVDLTLDDFDKLTDKVPDLCAFSPVGPYHLQDLDEAGGMMALLNRLEPLGLLNHDCITVSGKTIYENYKNARVYRDEVIRPLDKPYFPRGGLTILKGNLAPDGAVLKQSGVDVSMNKFVGRARVFDSEEEALKAIFAKDIHKGDVVVIRYEGPAGGPGMKEMLQPTSAIAGMGLDKDVALITDGRFSGATRGLSVGHIAPEAARGGLIGLIEEGDKIEFDVENKTMNLLVDEKTIEQRRKNFKPKPPKITKGWLARYAKMVGSAAKGAVLEY
- a CDS encoding glucose-6-phosphate isomerase (catalyzes the formation of D-fructose 6-phosphate from D-glucose 6-phosphate), translated to MIKVREVLELENTIEFKSDVSDSKRLKYRANYGFVRSLCKIDVEDVKEAAEEFEEFENFVQVGIGGSALPATAALSFLGGIYSNYTSKKRYFVLDNIDPERIEFILNLNLEKTLFHVVSKSGSTIETIAQFSTIYKHLTKIFGNKAHKHFVFTTSDKGFLYEFAQKNNIKTFLIPEEVGGRYSVFTPVAVFPLAFFGYDVDGFIEGGKTAVRGYRNGFGLPNDFALFAVENYKEGKNMLVFFAYKDRLAKIGEWFRQLWAESLGKNGKGQTPIEAVGVTDQHSQLQLYQDGPSDKAFVFVDMPCKTDFAVDDKTIWQYKTGSLCKIMEIEKNATLKALKEKGLAVSELFLKRTDEFGLASLLMLLMIATAKAGELLGVDPFDQPGVEKSKKYAKEELKNG
- the lptE gene encoding LPS assembly lipoprotein LptE; protein product: MKRLILLFAVFLLSGCAYSFVGQNNAAVGGIKAIYVENIENLTTQPNLQTYFKGDIINTLKLDSRLSVVDKQLADGFLKVKIINYSVNPVSFSQSGFASRYRCSIVAVFSLFDKDGKPVIDEKQIEESEDFDAKDQVLATEKAKNKISKDVLKSLALKLRDALFVNF
- a CDS encoding acyl-CoA thioesterase; amino-acid sequence: MGEMAYKTRIYYDDTDAGGVVYYANYLKYCERAKQEFFLSKGCDLFKLHNEGIYLVVSEVKAKYKKSLKLGDEVEVSVALKNIKRASVELLFEIRNGDGDLAAEVEILSVSVDKDLKIVKLPECISNLT